A stretch of the Nicotiana tabacum cultivar K326 chromosome 6, ASM71507v2, whole genome shotgun sequence genome encodes the following:
- the LOC142182014 gene encoding uncharacterized protein LOC142182014, producing the protein MADTPENVEVDLGAVDVPAPSDQIEPSVADDAILNSSSEPAPQMCGGITPGPILGVIFLLVRKIMANQVIIGALFQEETSQVRLPYFNGQHISHWKVHMEIYAKTYDVKVWRVIKKGNYPLPAATPPLADPEDIDSYTKEQMEVIQVNNIARNLLCNAISGEEYEKISSCDTTKEMWDKLEVTYEGTNKVKETHINMLVHDYKLFSMKEGESIEEIDFNKNKSFGSWSDEDSSEHEEISNLCFMMILENEMNKSSGCWTDEDTSDDEYKDDNENCFMARGETSEVRSYNCERCNELQDILDLTLKEYQKMMNELKRLNKEIKDWKLKHEVCEIEKEVLQEEFGELQMQLNGMCKSTSHSSVKSIQATYKSTGEGASQNRDEFGNQKIILNLVILTLQDLSKLGYLKESNHYILKEYHRISRKGKWYLDNACSNHMIDDKNLLKEITKIDGGSVMFGDDSKEKIIGTGTIPFNNNCDITEVYLVDGLNYNLLSISQLCDIGYEVNFKKIGIAIEDETGKTVLSGKRYGHVYFLDHFEKIDGHICLTSMSDDPWL; encoded by the exons ATGGCTGATACCCCCGAAAATGTTGAAGTTGATCTTGGTGCGGTGGATGTCCCAGCTCCTTCAGACCAAATCGAGCCTTCTGTTGCTGATGATGCCATCTTGAACTCTTCTTCTGAACCTGCTCCACA AATGTGTGGTGGTATTACCCCTGGTCCCATTTTGGGGGTTATATTTTTG CTTGTGAGAAAGATCATGGCAAATCAAGTTATCATAGGAGCTCTCTTTCAGGAAGAAACTTCACAAGTTAGACTACCATACTTCAATGGGCAACATATCTCTCATTGGAAAGTGCACATGGAGATCTATGCCAAGACATATGATGTTAAAGTTTGGAGAGTCATTAAAAAAGGGAACTATCCCCTGCCAGCTGCTACTCCACCACTTGCCGATCCTGAAGATATAGACTCATATACAAAAGAGCAAATGGAAGTGATACAAGTTAACAACATAGCAAGAAACCTGCTTTGTAATGCCATAAGTGGTGAAGAGTATGAGAAAATATCTAGCTGCGACACAACTAAAGAAATGTGGGACAAGCTTGAGGTTACATACGAAGGAACCAACAAAGTAAAGGAAACACATATCAACATGTTGGTCCATGATTACAAACTTTTTTCAATGAAAGAAGGAGAGTCTATTGAAGAGAT AGATTTTAACAAGAACAAATCCTTTGGAAGTTGGAGCGATGAAGATAGTTCAGAACACGAAGAGATATCAAATCTTTGCTTTATGATGATTCTGGAAAATGAGATGAACAAATCCTCAGGATGCTGGACGGATGAGGACACTTCAGATGATGAATACAAAGATGATAATGAGAACTGTTTCATGGCACGAGGTGAAACAAGTGAGGTAAGATCTTATAACTGTGAAAGATGCAatgaattgcaggatattcttgaTTTAACTTTGAAAGAGTATCAAAAGATGATGAATGAGCTTAAGAGACtcaataaagaaattaaagactGGAAACTCAAACATGAAGTATGTGAAATCGAAAAAGAAGTACTTCAAGAAGAGTTTGGGGAATTGCAAATGCAACTCAATGGCATGTGCAAATCCACCAGTCATAGTTCTGTCAAGTCGATCCAGgcgacttacaagtcaactggaGAAGGGGCCAGCCAGAACAGA GATGAGTTTGGAAACCAAAAAATAATTCTGAATCTAGTAATACTAACCCTCCAGGACCtaagcaagcttgggtacctaaaagaaagtAATCACTATATTTTGAAGGAATACCACAGAATAAGCCGCAAAGGAAAATGGTACTTAGACAATGCGTGTTCCAATCACATGATAGATGATAAAAACCTGTTAAAAGAAATTACAAAAATTGATGGAGGAAGTGTTATGTTTGGGGATGACTCAAAGGAAAAGATAATTGGCACCGGAACAATTCCCTTCAATAACAACTGTGACATCACTGAAGTTTATCTTGTCGATGGACTCAACTACAATCTCCTGAGCATAAGTCAACTATGCGACATAGgatatgaggtaaattttaagaaaataggCATTGCTATTGAAGACGAGACAGGTAAAACAGTCCTCTCAGGAAAAAGGTATGGACATGTTTATTTCCTTGATCATTTTGAAAAGATAGATGGTCATATTTGCTTAACATCTATGTCTGATGATCCATGGTTATGA